One segment of Desulfovermiculus halophilus DSM 18834 DNA contains the following:
- the hypF gene encoding carbamoyltransferase HypF: MTSKSENPPPALHLTLSGRVQGVGFRPFVFRLAQEEHLSGEVRNTSQGVEIIVQGQTESVQAFCRRLETDLPPVARITALESIWLENPPRFSGFHIQASSTGPGHSILISPDIAMCSECRAEIHDPANSRYMYPFTNCTNCGPRFTITHSVPYDRDSTCMACFPMCAACEREYHDPADRRFHAQPNACPACGPGVWSPGSSDASDLAGHQALDATVAALAQGRIVAVKGLGGFHLACLATDSRAVQRLRQRKNRPGKPLAVMVRDESAARALARPTDQDISWLAGSVRPIVLVPKRIPGPLADSLAPDTDRIGLMLPYTPLHDILLSKLEACFPKDHPAAVVMTSGNAGSEPIALGNREALERLGHIADLFLLHNRDILVRSDDSVLCTLPDRESPLLYRRARGFVPSPVALGQSGPSTLGLGPELKATVCLTKHDQAFVSQHIGDVQNLATFGFYQETIAHLQTILQTVPHALVTDLHPDFMTTRYAAEQTGRPIFALQHHTAHILAVLTENRLDQPSLGLALDGTGLGPDHTLWGGELLYVDPSRMETHRLGHFSPVALPGGDKAAAEPWRTAQSFLFSLGKHAPENREWPWLKAFPAASDMVGQMLDKGINCAVSTSCGRLFDAVSALLGLCLEIEYEGQAAIRLEQVQSREEGPGYRCPVKPGVQTPALDTMHLFAQVYADWTLGRNPSSISRWFHLGLIQGLCDWALAASRTTGLAHVALSGGVLQNATLARRLPAELAKRGLVPLVHHSLPPNDACISLGQAVYGRFRLSKG; the protein is encoded by the coding sequence ATGACCAGTAAATCGGAAAATCCACCCCCTGCCCTGCACCTCACCCTCAGCGGCAGAGTTCAGGGCGTCGGGTTTCGGCCCTTTGTCTTCCGCTTGGCCCAGGAGGAGCACCTGAGCGGAGAGGTGCGCAATACGTCCCAGGGAGTGGAGATCATTGTCCAGGGCCAGACGGAGTCTGTACAGGCCTTTTGCCGAAGGCTGGAGACGGACCTCCCGCCGGTGGCCCGGATCACCGCCCTGGAAAGCATATGGCTGGAGAACCCTCCCCGGTTCTCCGGCTTTCACATCCAGGCCAGCTCCACCGGACCCGGACACAGCATCCTGATCAGTCCGGATATAGCCATGTGTTCCGAATGCCGGGCCGAGATCCACGATCCCGCCAACTCCCGGTACATGTATCCGTTCACCAACTGCACCAACTGCGGCCCCCGGTTTACGATTACTCACTCAGTACCCTACGACCGGGACTCGACCTGCATGGCCTGCTTCCCCATGTGCGCAGCATGTGAGCGGGAATACCACGACCCGGCCGACCGCAGATTCCATGCCCAGCCCAACGCCTGCCCGGCATGCGGGCCCGGGGTGTGGTCTCCGGGCTCCAGCGATGCATCCGATTTGGCGGGCCACCAAGCCCTGGATGCGACTGTTGCGGCCCTGGCCCAGGGCCGGATAGTGGCCGTCAAGGGTCTGGGCGGATTCCATCTGGCCTGTCTGGCCACTGACTCCCGGGCGGTCCAACGCCTGCGGCAGCGCAAGAACCGTCCGGGCAAGCCCCTGGCGGTGATGGTCCGGGATGAGTCCGCAGCCCGTGCCCTGGCCCGCCCGACGGACCAGGACATATCCTGGCTGGCCGGGAGTGTTCGGCCCATTGTTCTGGTTCCCAAACGCATCCCCGGTCCTCTGGCCGACAGCCTGGCACCGGACACGGACAGGATCGGGCTCATGCTGCCATACACCCCGCTGCACGATATTCTGCTCTCCAAGCTGGAGGCCTGTTTCCCAAAAGACCATCCGGCGGCTGTGGTCATGACCTCGGGCAATGCCGGCAGCGAGCCCATTGCCCTTGGCAACCGGGAAGCTTTGGAACGCCTGGGGCACATCGCCGATCTATTCTTGCTCCACAACCGGGACATCCTGGTCCGCAGCGACGATTCGGTCCTGTGCACCCTGCCGGACCGGGAATCCCCCCTTCTCTACCGCCGGGCCAGAGGCTTTGTCCCCTCGCCCGTTGCATTGGGTCAAAGCGGGCCCAGTACCCTCGGACTGGGTCCGGAGCTCAAAGCCACCGTCTGCCTGACCAAGCATGATCAGGCCTTTGTCTCCCAGCATATTGGAGACGTCCAAAACCTGGCCACATTTGGGTTTTATCAAGAGACCATCGCCCATCTCCAGACCATCCTGCAGACGGTTCCCCACGCCCTGGTCACCGACCTGCATCCCGACTTCATGACTACCCGCTATGCCGCGGAACAGACCGGGCGTCCGATTTTTGCCCTCCAGCATCATACGGCCCATATTCTGGCCGTCCTGACTGAAAACAGACTGGATCAGCCCAGCCTGGGCCTGGCTCTGGACGGGACCGGACTCGGACCGGATCACACCCTGTGGGGCGGTGAACTTCTGTATGTTGATCCCTCCCGGATGGAAACCCACAGGCTTGGGCACTTCAGCCCCGTCGCTCTGCCCGGGGGTGACAAAGCGGCAGCCGAACCCTGGCGCACGGCCCAGAGCTTTTTATTCTCCCTGGGGAAACATGCCCCCGAAAACCGTGAATGGCCCTGGCTGAAGGCCTTCCCTGCGGCCAGCGACATGGTGGGCCAGATGCTGGACAAGGGCATCAACTGCGCTGTGAGCACCAGCTGCGGCCGCCTGTTTGACGCCGTATCAGCCCTGCTCGGACTGTGCCTGGAAATCGAGTACGAGGGTCAGGCTGCAATCCGTCTGGAACAAGTCCAATCCCGGGAAGAAGGCCCCGGCTACCGCTGCCCTGTCAAACCGGGCGTGCAAACGCCCGCCCTGGATACCATGCATCTCTTTGCCCAGGTCTATGCCGACTGGACCCTGGGCCGAAACCCGTCCTCCATCAGCCGCTGGTTCCACCTCGGCCTGATTCAGGGACTCTGCGACTGGGCCCTGGCTGCTTCCCGAACAACCGGCCTTGCACATGTCGCCCTCAGCGGCGGGGTCCTCCAGAATGCAACCCTGGCCAGACGTCTTCCTGCTGAGCTCGCAAAGCGGGGACTTGTCCCCCTGGTCCATCACAGCCTTCCACCCAATGACGCCTGCATCTCCCTGGGCCAGGCCGTCTATGGTCGATTCCGGCTCAGCAAGGGCTGA
- the mltG gene encoding endolytic transglycosylase MltG yields the protein MKIVWKRRAAVVLCTSFIAALLCAVFALQYTFLPVQTPGTTVHIRIQPGQSLAQITDELRANKVIARPKLFRLLAVCSGLSTNIQAGEFEVDTGWSRLHILRTLARGPQVLHTLRIPEGLTWWQTADIVGQSGLTSYDAFNAAIHDQDILKEFNIPADSAEGYLFPETYHLPRPADRDAEPIVRLMLREFSTKVQTLWPESSPDPKRIHDLVILASLVEKETGRPDERRTVAGVFANRLQRGMRLQCDSSIIYGLGQSFDGNLTRSHLRDQGNAYNTYTHAGLPPGPICSPGLASLQAAKNPEQHNYLYFVSKGDGSHHFSRTLTEHNRAVRRYQLR from the coding sequence ATGAAAATCGTGTGGAAACGACGGGCGGCAGTGGTTTTGTGCACATCCTTCATCGCCGCCCTGCTCTGCGCCGTGTTTGCCCTCCAGTACACATTCCTTCCGGTCCAGACCCCGGGCACAACCGTGCATATCCGAATTCAGCCCGGGCAAAGCTTGGCCCAGATAACTGATGAACTCCGGGCGAACAAGGTCATAGCCCGCCCCAAGCTCTTCAGGCTGCTGGCCGTCTGTTCCGGTCTGTCCACCAATATTCAGGCCGGGGAATTTGAGGTCGACACCGGGTGGAGCCGGCTGCATATTCTGCGGACCTTGGCCAGGGGGCCGCAGGTTCTGCATACCCTTCGCATTCCCGAGGGCCTGACCTGGTGGCAGACCGCAGACATCGTGGGCCAAAGCGGCCTGACCAGCTACGATGCGTTCAACGCCGCGATCCATGACCAGGACATCCTGAAGGAGTTCAACATCCCGGCCGACTCCGCCGAAGGCTATCTCTTCCCTGAAACCTATCACCTGCCCCGTCCGGCCGATCGGGACGCGGAGCCCATTGTCCGCCTCATGCTCCGGGAATTCAGCACCAAGGTCCAGACCCTGTGGCCCGAGTCCAGCCCGGATCCCAAACGGATTCACGACCTGGTCATCCTGGCCTCCCTGGTGGAAAAGGAGACCGGACGACCTGACGAACGCAGAACCGTAGCCGGCGTCTTTGCCAATCGACTCCAGCGGGGCATGCGCCTGCAATGCGATTCGTCCATCATCTACGGTCTGGGACAGAGCTTTGATGGAAACCTGACCAGATCCCATTTGCGGGACCAGGGGAATGCCTACAACACCTATACCCATGCCGGCCTGCCCCCGGGGCCGATCTGCTCCCCCGGCCTGGCTTCACTCCAGGCGGCCAAAAACCCAGAACAGCACAACTACCTGTACTTTGTTTCCAAGGGCGACGGAAGCCATCATTTCAGCCGCACCCTGACTGAACACAACCGTGCGGTTCGCCGCTATCAGCTGCGCTGA
- a CDS encoding FAD-binding and (Fe-S)-binding domain-containing protein has protein sequence MHNKTPHISVPGQTILNRVLSIPAEEFRSWSESTQELATSLSFEFFIVRYNPFIPAESVAKSVFKRLEAEKGGIAPGEYAQIKNGLESFWEEYQNDQQFKSQVKQRLAQIMPSEHIVTAPNALVECATDATDLRLEIPMLLVAPGSTEEVQRIIALANEMEFSIVPRGGGSGLTGGAIPAARRTIILSLSRMKSILSIDTYDMVLCAQTGVITLNAIEAVAEHGLLFTVDPASKASSSLGGNISENAGGPFAFEYGTTLDNILSYTMVQPSGQSITVTRRNHPRHKILPRETAVFDVTDHQGNLLRTVSLEGGDIRAPGLGKDVSNKVLGGLPGIQKEGVDGIITEACFTLYPKPEHSQTLCLEFFGQSMHNAMRVITELVQLRDRIREQGDLVKMSSLEEFGTKYVQAIEYEKKSQKYEGEPISVLLIQIDSGDLQALEQIKQDIVAIAEKVDNVDVFVARDEKEAEEFWHDRHRLSAITKHTSGFKINEDVVIPIQAIPEFADFIEELNLHYLARAYRKALQQVSELDQVDPGDEFIDMEMTFANKVLKRKISSKKLAEQEFELQIHYFFQDLISRHPQHAQDLEDIHRHMSSTRIIIANHMHAGDGNCHVNLPVNSNDQEMLRLAEEAAGKVFRKVLELSGSVSGEHGIGITKIAFLDQKKIQDLFAYKQQVDPKNLLNPGKLVQSGIQQIPYTFSFNRLIQDIAKTSLPHKDKLIELLRTIQTCSRCGKCKQVCPMYYPERGFLYHPRNKIITLGALIEALYYSLLDKGQPDKHIMESLEDILERCTACGKCTAICPVKINVPDQVLSMRSFLEEDFWTGQHPIKTRVMKYLSRNPERVPAAAKVSSIGQSVQKQTIARLPRSWRERRTNILFREPAPSLDFTNLYQVLQPGEPPILWPRGHRPGAPVSGVYYFPGCGASLFSKEIGLAAINLLLSLGTAVIIPPRQQCCGYPLLASGSHQEYRATQNAADEGIGRAISLAQEHRIQLRAVVTSCGTCRESLLRTRTMSRKNADPKLLDILQYVDQRYGARIEEQVKAGRSAQEEDRDVSRHPLLLHSSCHSEWSGLPANTSSQVYALALSRMLDQPVKLSPGCCGESGLGALTSPHIYNTIRDRKKAQLALDIQDYPLQLPVVVSCPSCKIGIRRILLDLQPKREVIHALEYINRVVYGREWAKKIQNELKSGEFNSA, from the coding sequence ATGCACAACAAAACACCTCATATCTCAGTTCCGGGACAAACCATCTTGAACCGCGTTCTCTCTATTCCGGCGGAAGAGTTTCGTTCCTGGTCCGAATCCACTCAAGAGCTGGCTACCAGTTTGTCATTCGAGTTCTTCATCGTCCGCTATAACCCCTTCATTCCGGCCGAATCCGTGGCCAAAAGCGTATTCAAACGCCTGGAGGCGGAAAAAGGGGGAATCGCCCCTGGGGAGTACGCACAGATCAAAAACGGACTGGAATCCTTCTGGGAAGAATATCAGAATGATCAGCAGTTCAAATCCCAGGTCAAGCAACGCTTGGCCCAGATCATGCCCAGCGAACATATCGTTACGGCTCCGAACGCCCTGGTGGAGTGCGCCACTGACGCCACCGACCTGCGGCTGGAAATCCCCATGCTTCTGGTCGCCCCCGGAAGCACGGAAGAGGTCCAGCGGATCATTGCCTTGGCCAACGAAATGGAGTTCAGCATCGTTCCCCGCGGCGGAGGCTCAGGCCTAACCGGAGGGGCAATCCCGGCTGCCCGGCGGACCATTATTCTCAGCCTGAGCCGGATGAAATCCATCCTGTCCATCGATACCTACGATATGGTCCTGTGCGCCCAAACCGGAGTGATAACCCTCAACGCCATTGAAGCCGTGGCCGAACACGGCCTGCTTTTCACCGTAGACCCGGCCTCCAAGGCATCGTCCTCCCTGGGAGGAAATATCTCGGAGAATGCCGGAGGACCCTTTGCCTTCGAGTACGGGACCACCCTGGACAATATCTTGAGCTACACCATGGTCCAGCCCTCCGGGCAAAGCATAACCGTCACCCGGCGCAATCACCCCCGGCACAAAATCCTGCCCCGGGAGACGGCCGTCTTTGACGTCACCGACCACCAAGGCAACCTGCTCCGGACCGTCAGCCTGGAAGGCGGGGATATCCGCGCTCCGGGGCTGGGCAAGGACGTCAGCAACAAGGTCCTGGGCGGCCTGCCGGGGATTCAGAAGGAAGGGGTGGACGGGATCATCACCGAGGCCTGCTTTACCCTGTACCCAAAGCCCGAGCACTCCCAGACCCTGTGCCTGGAGTTCTTCGGCCAGTCCATGCACAATGCCATGCGGGTGATCACTGAGCTGGTGCAGCTCCGGGACCGGATCAGAGAGCAGGGCGACCTGGTCAAGATGTCCTCCCTGGAAGAGTTCGGCACCAAATACGTCCAGGCCATTGAGTATGAAAAAAAATCCCAGAAATACGAAGGCGAGCCGATCTCCGTCCTTTTGATCCAGATAGACTCCGGGGATCTGCAGGCCCTGGAGCAGATCAAGCAGGACATTGTGGCCATTGCGGAGAAGGTGGACAATGTGGACGTCTTTGTGGCCCGGGACGAGAAAGAGGCTGAAGAGTTCTGGCACGACCGGCATCGGCTCAGCGCCATCACCAAGCACACCAGCGGCTTTAAGATCAATGAGGACGTGGTCATCCCCATCCAGGCCATCCCCGAGTTCGCCGACTTTATCGAAGAGTTGAATCTTCACTATCTGGCCCGGGCCTACCGCAAGGCCCTGCAGCAGGTCAGCGAACTGGATCAGGTCGACCCCGGGGACGAGTTTATCGACATGGAGATGACCTTTGCCAACAAGGTCCTGAAACGAAAGATCTCCAGCAAAAAATTAGCTGAACAGGAGTTTGAGCTCCAGATCCACTACTTCTTCCAGGACTTGATCAGCCGGCATCCGCAGCACGCTCAGGACCTGGAGGACATCCACCGGCATATGAGCTCCACTCGGATCATCATAGCCAATCATATGCATGCCGGAGACGGCAACTGCCACGTGAATCTCCCGGTCAATTCGAACGACCAGGAGATGCTCCGCCTGGCGGAGGAGGCCGCCGGCAAGGTGTTTAGGAAAGTTTTGGAGCTCAGCGGATCGGTATCCGGAGAACACGGGATCGGCATCACCAAGATCGCCTTTCTGGATCAGAAAAAGATCCAGGACCTGTTCGCCTACAAACAGCAGGTGGACCCCAAAAACCTGCTCAATCCAGGAAAATTGGTGCAGTCCGGGATTCAACAGATTCCATACACCTTTTCCTTCAACCGACTGATCCAGGATATCGCCAAGACCAGCCTGCCGCACAAGGACAAGCTCATTGAGCTCTTGCGCACCATTCAGACCTGTTCCAGATGCGGGAAATGCAAGCAGGTCTGTCCCATGTATTATCCGGAACGAGGATTTCTCTATCACCCCCGGAACAAAATCATTACCCTCGGCGCCCTGATCGAGGCCCTGTACTACAGTCTGCTGGACAAGGGACAGCCGGACAAGCACATTATGGAATCCCTGGAGGATATCCTGGAGCGGTGCACGGCCTGCGGAAAATGCACAGCCATCTGTCCGGTAAAGATCAATGTTCCGGACCAGGTCCTGTCCATGCGCTCATTTCTGGAAGAGGACTTCTGGACCGGTCAGCATCCGATCAAGACCAGAGTCATGAAGTACTTAAGCAGGAACCCGGAACGAGTGCCCGCAGCGGCCAAGGTCAGCAGCATCGGGCAAAGCGTGCAGAAGCAGACCATCGCCCGGCTGCCCAGGTCCTGGCGCGAGCGGCGCACGAACATCCTGTTCCGCGAACCCGCCCCCAGCCTGGACTTCACCAACCTGTACCAGGTCCTCCAGCCCGGGGAACCACCCATTTTGTGGCCCAGAGGACACCGGCCGGGAGCCCCGGTCTCCGGGGTCTACTACTTCCCCGGATGCGGAGCCAGCCTGTTTTCCAAGGAGATCGGGCTGGCGGCCATCAATCTCTTGCTCAGCCTGGGCACCGCGGTGATCATCCCTCCCAGACAGCAGTGCTGCGGATATCCCTTGCTGGCGTCCGGTTCCCATCAGGAATACAGGGCAACCCAGAACGCTGCTGATGAAGGTATCGGCCGGGCCATATCCCTGGCCCAGGAGCACCGCATTCAGCTCAGAGCGGTGGTCACATCCTGCGGCACATGCCGGGAATCCCTCCTCCGGACCCGGACCATGAGCCGGAAGAACGCCGACCCCAAACTCCTTGATATTTTGCAGTACGTGGACCAAAGATACGGTGCGAGGATTGAAGAGCAGGTCAAAGCCGGACGCAGTGCACAGGAAGAAGACCGGGACGTTTCCCGGCACCCCCTGCTGTTGCACAGTTCCTGCCACAGCGAATGGAGCGGACTGCCGGCCAACACCAGCAGCCAGGTCTACGCTCTGGCCCTGAGCCGGATGCTGGACCAACCGGTCAAGCTCAGTCCCGGCTGCTGCGGGGAGAGCGGCCTGGGCGCCTTGACATCCCCGCATATATACAACACCATCCGGGACCGCAAAAAGGCGCAGCTTGCCCTGGACATTCAGGACTACCCCTTGCAGTTGCCCGTAGTGGTCAGCTGCCCGTCCTGCAAGATAGGCATCAGGCGCATCCTGCTGGACTTGCAGCCCAAGCGGGAGGTCATCCATGCCCTGGAATACATAAACAGGGTGGTGTATGGCCGGGAATGGGCGAAAAAGATCCAGAATGAGCTTAAATCCGGAGAATTCAACTCTGCCTAG
- the nadE gene encoding NAD(+) synthase gives MQTEKVCEFIVDWLIDYSRHAGTKGFVVGVSGGIDSAVTSTLCARTGMQVLAVDMPIYQPQSQMELSARHIAWLEASFTQVQGVRVDLTSAFQAVENTLPRDIQDDLTMANTRSRLRMLTLYAFAAHHGMLVPGTGNKIEDFGVGFFTKYGDGGVDIAPIADLMKSEVYALGRHLGVVQEIMDVPPTDGLWADSRSDQDQLGASYTELEQAMQFAEQGGDPSFLSDREREVLDIYTKLHAKNRHKMEPIPVAVIPGHLR, from the coding sequence ATGCAGACGGAAAAGGTATGCGAATTCATCGTCGACTGGCTTATCGACTACTCCCGCCATGCCGGAACCAAGGGCTTTGTGGTCGGTGTTTCCGGAGGAATCGATTCCGCAGTAACCTCCACCTTGTGCGCACGGACCGGGATGCAGGTCCTGGCGGTGGACATGCCCATCTATCAGCCCCAAAGCCAGATGGAGCTGTCCGCCCGGCACATCGCCTGGCTGGAGGCCAGCTTCACCCAGGTTCAGGGGGTGCGTGTGGACCTGACATCCGCCTTTCAGGCCGTGGAGAACACACTTCCCCGGGACATCCAGGACGATTTGACCATGGCCAATACCCGCTCCCGGCTGCGCATGCTCACCCTGTATGCCTTTGCCGCTCATCACGGGATGCTGGTGCCCGGGACCGGAAACAAGATCGAGGATTTCGGGGTGGGATTCTTTACCAAATATGGAGACGGAGGCGTGGATATCGCTCCAATCGCCGACCTGATGAAATCGGAGGTCTACGCCCTCGGCCGGCACCTGGGGGTCGTTCAGGAGATCATGGACGTCCCCCCCACCGACGGGCTGTGGGCGGACAGCAGAAGCGACCAGGACCAGCTCGGGGCGAGCTATACAGAGCTTGAGCAGGCCATGCAGTTCGCGGAACAGGGAGGGGACCCGAGCTTTCTCTCGGACCGGGAACGGGAAGTATTGGACATTTATACAAAGCTGCACGCCAAGAACCGGCACAAGATGGAGCCCATCCCGGTCGCAGTGATCCCCGGCCATTTGCGGTGA
- a CDS encoding MucR family transcriptional regulator — translation MEEHVQEALDIVKAQASVRNMTEEEITSMVQGLSKQLKKITEGGAESQERTEQPQEPAVDPKKAIREKSVVCLECGKTFKVLTKRHLALHGLTPEEYKEKWGMKKNTALIAKGLARQRKQKMNEMQLWKRRKANNS, via the coding sequence AAGAACATGTACAAGAAGCATTGGATATTGTGAAAGCTCAGGCAAGTGTTCGAAACATGACTGAGGAAGAAATCACATCCATGGTGCAAGGCTTGTCCAAGCAACTGAAAAAGATTACTGAAGGCGGGGCCGAAAGCCAGGAGAGGACGGAACAGCCCCAGGAGCCGGCTGTGGATCCAAAAAAGGCTATCCGTGAGAAATCAGTTGTTTGCCTGGAATGCGGAAAGACATTTAAGGTCTTGACCAAGCGCCATCTGGCCCTGCACGGTCTCACCCCGGAAGAGTACAAGGAAAAATGGGGCATGAAGAAAAATACGGCCCTGATTGCCAAAGGTCTGGCCCGGCAGCGGAAGCAGAAGATGAATGAGATGCAGCTCTGGAAGCGGAGAAAGGCGAACAATTCATAG
- the ruvX gene encoding Holliday junction resolvase RuvX: MRVLAIDFGLKRVGLAMSDPGGTLALPYATLVKKDNSQLFSEIKDVLDLEGVDCLVVGLPVGLEGEETLSTRQARNFARRLSRITSRPVYLQDETLSSTEAAQRLRESGLSARKQKPVLDQMAAVVILESFLASSSPTDCTPTTGHTE; encoded by the coding sequence GTGCGGGTCTTGGCCATTGACTTTGGGCTCAAACGGGTCGGATTGGCCATGTCCGATCCGGGTGGGACCCTTGCCCTGCCCTACGCCACTCTGGTCAAAAAGGACAATTCCCAGCTCTTTAGCGAAATCAAGGATGTCCTGGACCTGGAAGGCGTGGACTGCCTGGTGGTCGGACTCCCTGTCGGCCTGGAGGGTGAAGAGACCCTGAGCACCAGGCAGGCCCGGAACTTCGCCCGCCGTCTCAGCCGGATCACCTCTCGGCCCGTTTATCTGCAGGACGAGACCCTGAGCTCTACCGAGGCGGCCCAGAGACTCCGGGAATCCGGGCTTTCCGCCCGGAAGCAAAAGCCGGTCCTGGACCAGATGGCGGCTGTCGTCATTTTGGAGAGCTTTCTCGCTTCAAGTTCACCCACGGATTGTACTCCAACCACCGGGCATACTGAATGA